Genomic window (Vigna radiata var. radiata cultivar VC1973A chromosome 1, Vradiata_ver6, whole genome shotgun sequence):
AGCGACATGCCTCCTTTATTTCTCCTCCAGACTCATACTCCTCCAACAGCTTCCCAATCATGTCCTTTACATCCTCAAACGCCCATCCAGGCCTGCTACTTCCCCCACCACCCCAACACCTCAAGATTCTCTCCCCTGCAAGTCTAGCCTTTAGCAATGACTTTGTCATTTGAAGAACTCTGCTCCCAATTGAACCTGGCCCCAAACACTGTGTTCCAATCTCCTCAAGGTGTTGTGGAGCTAGCACTTCATCCACCACTGCTCTTGCTAGAAACATAGCAAGATCCTCAACAACAACAGGATTGTCCAGAGCAGTGTCATCTGCTGATTCTATCAACATCACAAAACCACTCACCACATCATCAGCTGGGAAACACAGAGATGACAGCAACACAGAAGCCATCTCCTTCTCTCTATTCTTCCTATCCATTGCCAGAGTTATCAGTTTTTTAACGAAGATTGCATTGAGTGCAGCACAGTTCTTGCTGTTTTCTTGTTCAATACAGCTATTTACCTCCAATATATCACCTGATAAGAAGTACTCTTGAATGATGGACTGAGTCTTTACCTTGAAACTTTTGGCAGCACTATCTTCTATTGTGTTCCTTTCAGGCTCTACTGAAAGTGATTTCAAAGATGACACACATAACCAACCCTCAGATGCTGCTTTGGAAATAAGTTTCTGCAGTATTCCTCGTGCATTTGGTATATCAAGTGATAAGTCATCAACTGTGTCAATTAACCGACTGAAACCTTTGGACATTTGGCTAGTGTTGATGAAACCTTCTTCAGCCGCTTCCTTCAACAGATCTAATAGTGGGGATTCTGCTTGACGTCTCTCCATTGCCATTATAAGGGCACGTTTCACTATTTCGTGATGGAAGAAAGGAACTTTCAGATCTTTGATGCATCTGAAGGCTTCTTTCTTGTCACCACTTACAACATACTCCTTCAAAAAGTTGTTTATCTTAGCTTTAACATCATCGACTGTGGTGTTCTTACTACCCCTCCAGCATCTCTCTATGATTTCTGCATGAAGAGGAGCTGCTAGATAGCTTTTCTCAGTTTTTTTCAACACATCAACCCCTTTTGAATCTTTCGCTAAGTAGGCCATCTGTTTCTTCAAAAAGGCAGGAGGAAGTATGTCATCAACCACGGCCCTAGCTATGAAAAGTGCTAGAACTTCAACTGCGTCTGGTATATCTACAATCAAGTCATCTGTTGATTCAACTAATTTGCTGAAGCCCTTGTAAACTTGTGCAGGATCAAATACGTCAGCATAAAGTGCAGAGAGCAGAATAGCAgccatttccttttctttgtcatgCCTGTCCATGGACATAGAGACaagttttttaacaaaatagtaGCCATACTCTGGTTTTCCCAATTCTTTAACTTCATTCATTGTTGCAACAACATCATCAGTGGCAAAATACTCCTCCACTATTATTGTAGCCTTTTTCTTGTAGCTCTCAAGCTCTGTGCTTGGCTTCTTTTCATTTGAATGGTCAAATTCCtacaaaaacatatatacttTCATGGTTGTTGGTGTCACAAAGACAAACACTTTCagaaaaagaaatacaagaCCATAAATTTAATCCATtcaataatagttatattacaAGCTACTGATAAGATTTTATCTCCCAACCTCACTGCTGTCATAGTTTGGATCATTAGGATCAAGAACGCTTGAGTCATCTGTATCAAGCAATCCACCCCAGGTACCTTTTCCCCCAGAACCACCTGTGCAATCAGAGTAGCATAAGAAGGTTTCTTCTTTGAGTTTAAGGAATGAAAATCTGTTATCATATAAGGTTTGATTCGCCATAAAACTCCAAAGCTAGATCATTCTAGTCTTAGCCTCAGTAACCAAAAGGCAGATCAGATAATAACAATATGATTATACCGATGTTCCATGAGTAGTTTTCCGAGTAATTAGAAAATTCAGAAGTCCAATTATTACGAGTATCTGAAGAATAAAAGAGTGAAAGTGGAAACAAGTCTATGAACATCACAAATCACATGCATTTTATGGTAGCTACTTGGTGAAAAAGTAATCAGGCATTAAAAAGAGGAAACTGGCAATGGAAACTTCAATGCCTAAAGACTTCACCTTTCTTCGGACGTCCATCTTTTTGAGAATGTGATTGCTTATGATTCCTTGGACTTAGACTGCTGCACTTTCCTTGAACCTTTGGGGACCTCGGAGATTTTGGAGACCTAGCAGACTCAGGGGACCTTGAAGATTTTGGAGCAAGTTGCAATGGAGAAACAGACAACGGATCCGCACTTTCTGATGCAGATCGATGAAGCTCACGATGCTCATTTGATACATAACCCTCAGAGAAATCCATTACACTTGAATCAAAACTTCCACTGTAAAATCAAAGAAGTCATATATACTCAGAGCACATTTCCAACTTCAGAATAAATCAACCACTCCTGTCAATAATACGCCACAAGTGCCTCCAATCTCTAATTTGCAACACAGTCTTTCTTCCCTTCTTTATATACTTGTGCCactgcaaatatatatatacctcaACTTTGATACAAAATCCTTTGAAGGTAAAATGCTCAAAGGTTATTGCAGGAACTCAAATAACAATTCAGTAGAACgaaaatattatagataaacCAAATTATAACCTTCCTTGGACAAAATGCTGAATACCTAAATACATTGCATGTGGAATGTAAACAACGGGTTAAGAAGCATCAACCTCTGAAATAATCGCTGTCATTTCAAAATGGTAGTGTGTATTCAATCAGTAATCTCAAAACCAGGTGTGAGTACACAGAACTTACAAGATGATTTTGGAATTTCTTCTGTCACTTTGTTTAATGATCTTGACGGTTAGGAATATCTTAGGAGTCAGGCCAGAGGGGCTTTTCATGCATTCAGACAAAGTTCAGATTTATTACAACTTTTGACACATCAAtcgtgacaaaaaaaaaagctagTTCTCTATAATGCCAATATATGGAGAGTATCCTATAGCATCACATGATAGTATTTTATCAAAGTAGATATATATGGTTGTCAAATTTCCAGAGCATTATTGTGAGTGTGTCTCACAATTTCTTTAATGTGGTTCCCTTTGATTTGTTAGAGAAAGAAGAGTTTTCTAAGAAAGCACTTTTGTCCCATCTACGTCGAAATGCCAGAGATCTTTTAACATCTAGGCACAGGAATCAGATTAGAAATTATTCACATTGGATTCACGAACATCCTCATTCATCAAACATATATCCCCTCCAAATGAATTGTATTTAGACATCATATGAATCCCAACTAAGTTGTCACTTCATATTTCAGCGATCATAAGAACATTTCAAAGCAATCAATATTTTCAATCAAACTTTGGAGGAAAATGGTAGGAGATTTACCTTTAGTCATTGCTCAGAGAACAGTATTATCCATGGATTGCCGGGAATGGCTTTGAGATTGTGCAGTGTTTGGATCAAAAGTATGTGTACGTTTATTATCTTAGTTTTAACTTTGGAGTTGCAGTTAGTGACaagtttttctctttcctttctgATTTTTGGGTAGTAATGCAAAGAGAATAGACAGTGTTCAAAGGTGGTTGCAAAATTTTAGGTTTCCGTGTGGTCGGAAATCAACACGGATTTTGAACCACTTTGTTACGTCCTCAACGCTACGGTTTCATAAACTTTTCCTATAGAAACGGGAGAGGTAACCGTGAAGGGAGACCAAGTAACAGAATATTTTGTATGAAACAGATATTATAATTAGACTAATTACTGAATTCTgtattcattctttcttttttttttcacgataaaaaaaaaaataaaatgttatcaCATGATTTTCCATTGGAAATAGTTAAccgagttttaaaaatatttacaaaatttaaatgagaaaataataaaataaaatatattaattaaaaaaatgagcaAAGAATGGTTTAGATTAaaacaataatcataaaaaaagttataaaagtgaattaaaaactatttacaaaaattacGAGATAAAATTTATACCATTATATAATTGACTcacataatttgtttttcaattttacttttaataagtttttcttttaatctaaaataattatcttactaattttatcttttaagtaaaattttttaaaatttaatcattttttatttgacatttttttagtttaataattctttaaaaacttaaataaatatttataataaaagactaaatataaagtaaataaaattattttttattacaatggttatttatatttaattttataaattattttttttatcataaaaatatgtgAATATGCATGtatttttactaatatattatatattaaaactgaaaaataattatgaacaGTAAAACAGTCGTTACAGAACAATTATAAAGAAGAGTTACCTTTGTATTATAGTTTGTAATTCACACAATTGGTAAAATAGACAAGGAgtaatttatgttcaaataAATGGTGGATCAATTCATTCAAAGGATTGAATTTTAATGCTCTTCCTGATTGTTAGCGGATAAATACATAGGTGATGtttatctaaatatatatatatatatatatatatatatatataNatatatatatatatatatatatatatatatatatatatatatatatatattttacttaaatgTATTCGAATTTAAgcttttttgtcttatttttataaaattgaaaggaattattttcttctcttctgatttaaaataatccattcttcattcttttaaatcttttattatttttttataagaatcagAAGTGGGAAGATAATCACTTACAAATTTAAGATACTACGACAAAACTATGTCCGTTTCatgaataaaaatgatatttaaactttttcggctaagatgaagaaaataaaaagaattaatttatagaTAGGTTTGTTGCGAAATTTGTTTCatgaataaaaatgatatttaaacttttttgggaaagatgaagaaaataaaaactgttAATTTATAGAAGGGCTTGTTGTGAAATTTGTAACAATGTCGTCTGTGATTTTGGAAAAACTGAATCGTCTCCTAACCTTAGGTTCACATCTCTGATTTAGTAAAGGAATACATTTTACACATTTCCTAAATGATCACAATTTTGCTTTCATATAAGTATTAATATGATCCTAAATAGACTTATACTTGGTTAATTGATGAATCAAACTTTGTTCATATAAGCCAATCTCCTATTCACTTaaatgaatgtggaaaagaataattgagaggatttgaaaataattttttattgtttatttgaatagatttaaagATAAGTGAGAATTAATTTGAAAGTAAACTTTTTGTTTGTGCAGAAAttaaaggaagagaaaattttaaaaattaatttacccagagaatagaaaaaaaaaagttttatctAACTATCAATTTCTCCCTACTATTTCCTTCTCCTATATATACTCATTTCATGTAGTAATCTTTTGCAAAATCTGCTTGTGGAAGAGACTAAAGTCATCCAGCTTGAAAACGTCTATAACAGTTAAATGAGCATCCCATGTTTTGAAACATTGATCAAAACTCCTAaatttgtccttttttttttttctaaaacgaAGGCTCCATACGTGCGTTATTTGATCAGAAGTTAGTTTCACTGAAAAGTAATGTGATCATTGTCCACTGCACTCTAAGCGAAACATATACATAACATTTCCATTctcaaataatattatgtatggCAACGCATATATGTCCAGCTTGTTAAAAACTCCTGGGTAAAAACGCTGAAGATAAGTTAACATGCCAGCACAGAACCATTAGTTGACTCTGCCAAGGTTTTCAGTAAGTAACCTTTCAGGAATGCTTGTCTCGTCCTTTACATAGGAGAAGCCATGTTAGGATTCACGAGTGTCAAATTGTTTAAGCTTTAGAATCAGGTGCATCCTTTGGGTCCGCACTTAGAACATCCTTTGTGTCTGGTACCTTACCAGTAGATGCTTCTGCAGCATCCTCCTCTTCTGTGTCACTCTCATCATCTGCACAAAATGACCAAGACACTAGTTAGCTtcagataaagaaaaattatacaaaCTATGTTACTTGGGTTTGGTTGGAGACCCTATGTCACTATGAATAAGAGCTTCATGTATCACTTCacgaaaaaggaaagaaaacctatatatatatatatatatatatatatatatatatatatatatatatatatatatatatatatatatatacacacacacacacacacacacataagcTTACCATCGTCATCGCCTGCAGCATCAAAATCCAAGCCTTCACCCCCTCCCATGTTCAGCTTCTGCAGTGAAAATGAATTTAAGGTCAAGACATAGAGAGTCCATCTACCAAAGAGTATATGTGCAAAACTATATTTGAGTTTGAGATACAGTACTAACAGAAAAATCGATGTCTCCGAAGTCCATGTCAGATGCAGCTGAAAAGGAAATACGGAAGTGagacaaaacaatgtaaaatgaaaGCTTAAATTCagagaaattttgaaaataactaaCGTTGATTTTCGGGTTCCTCATCTTCATCTACCCATTTATCCCAATCAACTTTCAGGAATACTGGAGATTTCCCTCCCTGCTTCAACAATCGGTCCCACCACTTGTTCTCAGCCTTTTTTACCAAGTAGCAGATGTTTCTTGAACCCACACTAGCTTTGCTATTCTGAGAAGACATATCAACACACCAGTTACAATGtaaatggaaaatgttttaTCAACCAAAAAACCATCAGCTGGCTGATCTTACATTTACATCAATCGCGTCAAACAGATCAATGTCAACTTCATAAGGAATCTTCTCTGAACCAGCAATTGCAGAAAAGTGAAATTTTCCTTCTGGCTCCAGTTTGAGCTTAACATCCTGGGCATCAGGCAACTCAACTGTTAAGTAGAGTACATCAGACCTCTGAGCCCATTTGACAGAAGGATGGCGACTGTATGACAACCAGAAATATCAGGAAGAAATTTAGAGTATAACCTTGAAGGAACAGATAATTGTAGACTTGCCAAAAACTGTTTGGCCATGTAAGAATATTAATAGAAGTGTTTTGGGATGGAAAATAGATTGATTCTGCCCATGTATAAATAACGCTAATTTAAGTAGAGAACGTAAAATGGGTTTTATTTCCATAATTGCAGACTAAAAATAGCTTCAAAGCATTTGGATGAACACCAAGCAAGAATGGAGTTTTGATAATTCACTTAGTCATCAATAATCATGAAACAACTACATTTCTTCAAATCTTTGAAAAGGCTTgctcattaatttaaatttctagCCTCCGAAGTAAACcccaattaaattatttgagtttaaaatttttctttaaagaacTCATACAGACAGGATCAGCATGCTCCATAAGTGCTTGCTGAAATGGATAAGTCCaagtaaattgaaaataattccATCCAATTTAAGCCGAAATGTAGTAAtgaaaaacatacaaaaacatTAAGAAAAGGTGAGAAACCATCAGTTTGGTTTTTGATAAAGATCAATAGCATTGACGGAACCATTTGGTTTACCACACCTAATGGAATGAGATTGTTAGGAACCAAATTCAGAGATTGTCTTTTCTAATTCTTCATCAAAGTGCAAATAACTAATCTAAAAGGATATAATTTTTCAGCATCGAAGCAGGAAATTAAAAGATAACCCATCAAATCGCTgcccaacaacaaaataaaaaataaaagaaaagtgcagaaaatagagaaattaaACGCTGACAGCTGACCTACTTACATGCAATTTCTTGACTTCCTCAATCAAAGTATTAAACTATTGGATAGAACAGATTTCAGCCCACCATATTTGATCCTAGATAAGATTCTAACTGTAAAATGATTAACTTACTGCCAAAAACTTTTAACCAGacatcattttctctttttcttctttcattgctCCTGAATTGAACAATAATTCGTGCATTTAGCATGAAAGcataaatcaaatgaaaaatgttttcttgaTCGAAACACCAGACAACTAAAATGGGTGCATCAGTCTCATGCGTGATGACTATTCCCATACATGATTTGATGTCAAAAGATTCCCATTAAGTTGTACCCATTATCAGTAAGCCACACGtaagttcaaaaacaaaaaataacatctGAGCCAAACTACTCTTGTCACTGATGATGAATGAACAGGGTACCACAATTAAGACATTTcgaaattgaaaaacaaaaacatgaaaacttaGAACTAATTGTTTCCTCCATTTCTCGCTCCGCTAGCAGCCAAAAAAGAATCCCAACTCACAGTGATTTTGGTATTACAACGAAACAagcaaaataaatagaatacaGAGAAGCAGGTGTAATCTAAACCCTACAAGACCTGGAAATAATACGAAAGTCATCACTTTGTGGCAAACTATACGAAcatcaacaaatatataatgGTATTATCAGTTCAAAGAGAATTTAAATGTCAAAAAccctaattaattattttctaaaaaataataaacataccaaaaataaagaagaacagaacatgaaaaagtaaatagaattaaaagaaatccAAAACAAGAAAGTACTAAGAAATTTATCCAAGTTAAGAAATATCACTAATTAGCCTAAACAAGGAGAAAAACAGCATGCATGTAGTCTAAAATTTTCTGTTCAACcacagaagaaaatgaaaaatgcatATTCTGAAAATCGCACCTCATCTTAGAATAACTTTTCTCTCTGGAGAGTAATcggtttgttttgttttctctctgGTTAGGGAAGCTTTCCGACACCTACAGTGAGtgaatgatttatttttgtctccTATTTAGATTTTCAGCCTGCACTCCTactaatttcaaaaatagaattttGCTCCTTCCAGTTGTGTGCattgttagttcaaatttaatcaaaaaatatattttattaattattaaattagattcgtttttattaatttactttaccaataatattattaagaaatgtTTATTGGATTGGGTTagtatttaattcaattattctAATCTAATtagattttgttaaattttatttattattaggtTAAACTCTATTAAATCTAGGTATAtcatttacaatattatttaagaCTCATTTCTTCCaaagaaaaattttattattttattttaacaataatataaattttttaaaattttaacttttttttaactcaatcaaattcaattaataataagttataatgagttaaatataacataaactAGTATGAGACCTGCTGTACTGGgttgttggttttctttttaacttgTATTAAAAATGAGTGtaattattcttatatataaataaataatttatttatagaattatatttaaatgttataataatgtatatagttataaacataaaattttaatgaagattttgataatatgagaaaaacataaataattaactataatttttttatacataagaaaataaataaaagtgaatagaattatttataatattgatttcattatgttaaaataatgaattattaaaattaaaattaataataacaataataataatggattgtagtaataataatattaataataagaatagtttcaatactattaataataatacaaataaataataattgcaagagtctcaaaaaaaaaaaaattataaatgagtATTAAAAGTCACATCATCTCTTTAAACATTCTTATAGttcttttcatttcattctAGATTTTTCTAATCGTACATCCATATGTTTGAAGATCTAAGATTGTCTTGAGATAACCTTTTCACTTATATGGTTGATGAACTAACCTTGTATGTGATAATTTAGGTGGGCAATTTGTTTCACCACCACAAGTGTTTAACTTGCCGAGTTTGATATCAATACATATATCTGAATAATCGAGTTTTATTAGTCTTTATATATgatatgtttgttttattgaatgaaTGATGATGATAACTATATGTCTATATTTTGAATTCTTCTTTTTGTACATTAGTTTAccatttcttttatatgttcCTTTTGTCTATGTATTTGTAACGATCACTTTAATGGTATGAATAAGGTTTAAACATCTTTTTGATCCTTAAGTTATGAggggatgttcagtttagtccccgtttttaaaaatgtaaatctttggttcctaagttataaaaaatgtatcaaatgagttcttttttaacttgaaatactgtttttggttgtttcttaacaactgttacatctttagattgctctgatttgtttcttaataataataatagcattTTAGActgttctttgtactttgaccatgaacatcaaaaaaggactcatttaatacattttttataacttaggaatcaaagatttacatttttaaaagcgaagaCTAAACGGAACATACGTTCATAACTTAGGGatcaaaaagagatttaaacctaTGAATAAATGATGATGTAATAATTTATCGAGTTCAAGAAGATGATAGTGATGCATTATAGAGATAGAATGATTTGATTATGTAAatgtttgttcttttttaaaaaccttattatattttttagcaGTGTAATATTATCCTTTAGTTGTATAAGACTGttgtgtatatataattttttgtattatagttaatataactataataacaTTATACTGTGAGTTATTTATTCTTAAGTATTGAATGTGggatatttcttttaatagttgtatattattaaaatgaaataatataataataataataagattaaacataaaatttggttatgaatttgtttgttttaaattataaaattaacacaATAATTGATTAGTAATGTgtagtaaaacaaaattgttatatgattaaaatttataattaaatttctgAGTTATATACTATATTCAAATGAAATGCATATGCTTATatcattgttaaaataaaattgtaggtATATCATGCAATAGGATCCCgtacaaaacaaaatacaacacggaattgatgttaaaatttttaaatagaagCATATGTAGATATAAAATATGGTaaacaaaagttatatatatatatatatatatatatatatatatatatatatata
Coding sequences:
- the LOC106766053 gene encoding uncharacterized protein LOC106766053, producing the protein MDFSEGYVSNEHRELHRSASESADPLSVSPLQLAPKSSRSPESARSPKSPRSPKVQGKCSSLSPRNHKQSHSQKDGRPKKGGSGGKGTWGGLLDTDDSSVLDPNDPNYDSSEEFDHSNEKKPSTELESYKKKATIIVEEYFATDDVVATMNEVKELGKPEYGYYFVKKLVSMSMDRHDKEKEMAAILLSALYADVFDPAQVYKGFSKLVESTDDLIVDIPDAVEVLALFIARAVVDDILPPAFLKKQMAYLAKDSKGVDVLKKTEKSYLAAPLHAEIIERCWRGSKNTTVDDVKAKINNFLKEYVVSGDKKEAFRCIKDLKVPFFHHEIVKRALIMAMERRQAESPLLDLLKEAAEEGFINTSQMSKGFSRLIDTVDDLSLDIPNARGILQKLISKAASEGWLCVSSLKSLSVEPERNTIEDSAAKSFKVKTQSIIQEYFLSGDILEVNSCIEQENSKNCAALNAIFVKKLITLAMDRKNREKEMASVLLSSLCFPADDVVSGFVMLIESADDTALDNPVVVEDLAMFLARAVVDEVLAPQHLEEIGTQCLGPGSIGSRVLQMTKSLLKARLAGERILRCWGGGGSSRPGWAFEDVKDMIGKLLEEYESGGEIKEACRCMKELGMPFFHHEVVKKALVTTIEKKNERLWGLLKECFESGLITLNQMAKGFGRVAESLDDLALDVPDAKNQFAYYVERAKSNGWLDNSFSFTKQEHATENGTH
- the LOC106765832 gene encoding uncharacterized protein OsI_027940, with the translated sequence MSRHPSVKWAQRSDVLYLTVELPDAQDVKLKLEPEGKFHFSAIAGSEKIPYEVDIDLFDAIDVNNSKASVGSRNICYLVKKAENKWWDRLLKQGGKSPVFLKVDWDKWVDEDEEPENQPASDMDFGDIDFSKLNMGGGEGLDFDAAGDDDDDESDTEEEDAAEASTGKVPDTKDVLSADPKDAPDSKA